From the Nymphalis io chromosome 1, ilAglIoxx1.1, whole genome shotgun sequence genome, one window contains:
- the LOC126775230 gene encoding endoribonuclease CG2145-like: MKLTLALLLCVAACRADDIASAAGQIFNSILPNLISNSVTGQQGNTASNTLQQIGTVVGGVVDYAHKKSYEDMLRQVQDSTTDDDLLRISEEMFNADVNNAFNYIQVNLQGKTSPMSKNDEAQSNLLSIPENVWNGPTIRPFTALFDNYHKNVIRPEFVTPNEETEQVTYINTILATGPMRSLMTFLTSKGLNQMNEYKEQVDLLKKIWFTKYARHWTGLCKCSCAFENIFMAELKSNDVLGLHSWLFFAKREMDRKANYLGYIDKLDLSGKGLILKQHSILSETKDAPELTMFVGTSPELETALYTLCFMARPDRPCKLRYNNVPFTIQTKTLKADNVLLIDTAYPSF, translated from the exons ATGAAACTGACACTAGCTCTCCTACTTTGTGTAGCGGCTTGCCGTGCTGACGACATCGCATCAGCAGCCGGTCAGATATTCAACAGCATACTGCCGAATTTGATCAGCAACTCGGTAACCGGTCAACAGGGAAACACCGCTTCGAATACATTGCAACAAATCGGAACTGTTGTCGGAGGAGTCGTTGACTATGCTCACAAGAAGAGTTATGAGGACATGCTGCGTCAAGTACAAGACTCGACGACAGACGATGACCTGCTCCGTATCAGTGAAGAAATGTTCAACGCGGATGTTAACAACGCGTTCAACTACATTCAGGTCAATTTGCAAGGCAAAACCAGTCCCATGTCCAAGAACGACGAAGCGCAATCGAA CTTATTGTCTATTCCCGAGAACGTATGGAATGGACCGACAATCAGACCATTCACAGCTCTCTTCGACAATTATCACAAAAACGTGATCAGACCAGAATTCGTAACACCTAAT GAAGAAACAGAACAGGTGACTTACATTAACACAATTCTGGCCACTGGTCCGATGAGAAGTCTAATGACATTTCTCACCAGTAAAG GTCTGAATCAAATGAACGAGTACAAAGAACAAGTGGATTTGTTAAAGAAGATCTGGTTCACTAAATACGCACGCCACTGGACCGGCCTTTGCAAGTGCAGCTGCGcttttgaaaacattttcatgGCCGAACTTAAATCGAATGATGTACTAG GACTTCATAGTTGGCTGTTCTTCGCTAAACGGGAAATGGACCGCAAAGCTAACTACTTGGGTTACATCGACAAACTCGACCTTTCTGGG AAAGGCTTGATCCTCAAACAGCATTCCATTCTGAGTGAAACCAAAGACGCGCCAGAGCTCACCATGTTCGTAGGCACTTCTCCTGAGCTAGAAACAGCTCTGTACACACTTTGTTTCATGGCGCGCCCCGACCGCCCTTGCAAGTTACGTTATAACAATGTCCCCTTCACCATTCAAACCAAGACGCTGAAAGCTGATAACGTCCTCCTGATTGACACCGCTTATCCaagcttttaa
- the LOC126775604 gene encoding translation initiation factor IF-2-like, translated as MRIYAFILLFCFYSVECRKAIVPINKNANIDFINMEAGGVRPPNNIRPGTAQAPAQAPVPTTVKPAAPAPAPAPQPKNPTPTTVAPVASPKQLPTQAPTLITPKPVNPTPAAKPITTPGPGSVKQLITFYDSQGKASPIRPYTYSQAVKQG; from the exons ATGAGGATCTACGcattcattttgttattttgtttttattcagtCGAAT gtcGTAAAGCTATTGTGCCGATAAACAAAAATgctaatattgattttattaatatggagGCAGGAGGTGTGAGACCTCCAAATAATATTCGTCCAGGAACGGCGCAAGCTCCAGCTCAGGCTCCGGTTCCAACAACAGTTAAGCCAGCCGCACCTGCACCCGCACCTGCTCCTCAACCTAAGAATCCTACACCGACTACAGTGGCTCCCGTTGCTTCACCCAAGCAATTACCGACTCAAGCTCCTACTCTAATTACTCCAAAACCAGTTAATCCTACCCCAGCCGCTAAGCCCATCACCACTCCCGGTCCTGGAAGTGTAAAGCAACTCATTACCTTTTACGATAGTCAGGGAAAGGCGAGCCCTATTCGTCCTTACACTTATAGCCAGGCTGTTAAACAGGGCTAA